The Misgurnus anguillicaudatus chromosome 23, ASM2758022v2, whole genome shotgun sequence sequence TTACTTTAGATTTAATAATAGGTACTTTAGTTAACTACTGAATTACATCAATGGAATACGCAACAATGAATAATATgagtattatatttatattaacaagtgtaatgtaatgtatgaaTATTAACTTCAGAACAGTACTTTTTTGTAGGTATTTTGTCTTGTCTGGTTTAAAGCTTCAAATACAGTCTCTCTTTCCAGGACATGTCCTCTTTTTGGACCTTAAtgggatagttcaaccaaaaatgaaagttctgtcatcatttttacatcctcatgttgttctaaacctgtatgattgtTTTTGttcaacacaaaagaagatattttgataaatgattgtaagcacacagctgattgtaaacATTGACTTCAattgtaggaaaaacaaatacgatgtaATTCAGTGGGTAACGTCGGCTGTgtgcttgccatcatttatcaaaatgtcatcttcattattttttacaaaacttCCATGATTGTTTCCCTACTATGGGTGTCAATGGTTAGAATCAGCTACAATCACCAGTTTAACACTTTTAGCAAACATGAAAGGGGAACTAGAGCAGCTAGTGgaatatattgtgtgtgtgcgcgtgcgtgtatGTAATTTAAACCCATTAAAGTGGCTGGAAGTAAAGCTGATGGTCTAAAGGTCTGTGCTTCACAATGTATGACAGATCTGTCACAAAGTAATGTTATGTAtctccacttttttattttaagtaggTGACGTTAATAATATttagttcactccaaaatgggTAATTATTGTGCTTATAATATTGTCATATTGCAGCTGGACTTCTTATGGATTTGAAAAtatgaaattaacattattaaataataaatattaataaattaatatccAGAAATATGTATAAGTGCCatgccatctaataaagaagtggTAATAGTCTTTATACATGTGTATACCTTGCACTACACTGCTTATGTTTcataaatatctttattttagGTAACAGTTTCTCAGGGATGAATGTATAAAACAGTTTAGCAGAGGGAGAGATCTATAGTTTCAGAagtaacaatataaacaaatgaCTTTCGTGGGACAAACGTAACTTACGATAAAATTCGGCAAAAAattaataacaacagagtcattTGAGAattgtttatttctgataacaagctaaataaacaacaactggattaccttagtttaaatcatagctaaaggGTAAACAGACTAAATTTACGTtaggtgtaaaatgtgtactatgttaactacagatcggctgtTAAACCTCCCTTTACATAGCAGTAATCCGTGATCGTcttctcccctcgtctttaggaaacgaaaatatttgatatttttgccgAGTTATCGGTtacagagttcagtttagccagtaaacaaagaaagacgagTTAAGTTCCGCACAGACGCGTAACCGTGACAACGGGGGTGGAGTCATATAAAAGGCCGCGCTCTGTGAGAGAACCTTCAGTTCAGTGATTCTCAGAGCGAAAGCAAGTCGAGCGCTgacaactctctctctcttacggACTTTACAGTCAGTAATTCTTATACTTTCACGTCTATTTAAATCGACTAGTGTACAACACTGTCGTGAAATAGAGTGAATTAGACAATTACATCATGTCTAAATTCAATGATATGCTGAAGACCGGCAGCGGTGCACCTGATGCTCGGCGGAGGCTAAGCATCGGTGCACCTGCAGCTGGTCGAGTAAGCTTTGCGGTTCCGGAAGATGAGTGCAGCCCTGCAGGTATGTCAAACAGCAGACGATAAGCAAATATTGAACTCGATAACCTTTCATCCCTATTTATGTGAATGGAAAAAACCGCCAGCGTCTGAGAACAAGCGGTGTAAACCGGCTGCAGGCGGTTTTCACtcacacatttaaatgatcaaaCTTTTATGTATTCCACAGACAACCtcattaaaactacaataaatTAAGTTTTCGCCATTATGAGAACAAAAATAATCCATCAGTATTCGCGACACCTCTCTTGTCTATTTGTGCTGGTAAATGTCATGATTTAAAGTGACATAACGTTGTTTTTGTTCTgttaaatggaggtttgcaccCTTAAACGATCCAACAACTATTAGCACAGATTATGAACGCTTTACCAACTTGTTTTTAACACCTATTCTGACGGATATAACGTTAACGCTATAGTGTTATAAGCGTACATTAAATAAATTACTACACCAGGCATTGGCTGCTCGGTAGTACGAAAGCCGAGAGAGGACATGCACTAttgttatttttgcttgcttgtttttttcgtgatcacgacttaatttttcgtgatctcgagataaaaaagttgttttctcgttatcctgacatgataattcaaatgtcataatgtaatttcctgtccataatattagtgtattttgaagtggactgctaaTGCATATGAGTTGGGGTCTTTGCCGTTACCACACAGCTAATGTGTAGCCgatagacttaataaataaataaataaagttggacGGTTCATGTTCGTGAATTAAGGGACCATCTCTAAATTAATactgtacacgtttctatcctcaatagtatttaacagtttatttaaatacatattacAAGTCttaaaagtgtgcattatagctgacaaccacataaacaggttggttttgtgactgtttatTGACTTTAAGTCATTacatttaaatgctgttaaaagtagAAACGTATATATTATTAAGTAACTTAAAGACtgtccctaaattcaccactgtaaaattgtaaatattgacaAAGCTATTTGAGCTTGAGCAAATCTCTGAAGTAAAATCTctttgttcatccatgctaatttagcaaaatatgccttttctgtttacaaacaaaacaacaaaataacaaTAGTGCATGGCCTCTCTCGGCTGTACCATCGTGGGTAACGGCGCCGCCATATTAGTAGTGGTGGCAACTTCTTCATTAATCTCAAAGCAACTGAAGTTAAAAATGCCTCGGTCATGTGCAGTTTGAGGTGTACAGACAGTCACtcacctaaaaaataaatatcaggGAATTACCTTTTACAAGTTAGACAGTTGTTTCTTGATGTGTTAGATCATTTAACATTGTTTTGAAAGCGAGATGGCAACTATTAATAGCTAGCAATATCGCTATGAATGTTtaccttttttaaataaaattgttatatttattaaagttattataaATTGTCTGTCTTACTGTAGTTCGCTGGTTAGCTAGGTTTTAGTGATGGTTTCCTAAAGAGAAACACTTGATGAGGCATTGAGAGGTGGCTGATATAAAAGACCTCAAATAATCCTTGTATTGTAAATAATGTTTGATATAATTTTAGTGCTATAAAAGCAAATACAGTGGACACTCTTCGATTTGGATTTGCTTAAAGAACAAGAAAATGAAATAGTTGGGCTAAGCAATATAAAAATCAATGGGAAGTGTTTATTAATTTCATGTACATTAAGCTATATAAGATTGGTCAAGCCAAATCAATACATAAGTTTACACGATCATGATTCCCTATAAAACGAATAATTTGAATAAAGTCTTAACTTTATCGTGGTACCCCACAGCGCAAAATAACTTAAACTATTCAGTTGTTCATGCAAAtgactttaaatatttaatattcaaAGTCAACTACATTTTAATTGTTGTATTTGACTCACAGTGAGGTTAGTTTGATGTTATTTCAAGttaaatttattattaattaattatgaaTGATTATTAATTAGTTTATATTTATACAATTATAGTACTACATTATTATAGAGAAAAATCTGCATAATTTAATttgttataattttatttatcagaATTGTTTTAGAATTGTATTTAAGGCACATCTGCAGACTCTTAACATGAACACCTCAGTGGCTCAGCTATCATAAGAATTAACCCTGTAAATCCTGGGCAGATTTCTTATGATGTGATTGTGGTATTGTTGTATGTGTAAAACGATAACGTTCTTGTAACAAAACCAGGGAAAAATTTATATCAAGCAAATATTGAACCTTAAACCGACTTTACTGCAGTAATATACTGGTACTCTCACACAGgtcaaaaatcattaaaatcagttgagaaatataaatgttattgtgttttatatCTAAATAAGTCACAGCTTCCCTTTTTACTTGCATTTGTTTGCAGactaatatacactgtaaaaaataaattgttggctcaatgaattatttttagtaactagttccacagaaattttacgttcactcaatttctgtctccaaagtgtttcctggattgatgttttttagttggcctaaacttgactcaaatataaaaaagtatgtttgctcaattagctttatagttcattcaactaaaatgttttaatcagttgaatctttaaaaacttactgcaaagactctgtcaattaaaatttaagtatttactcaatgttttatgtgttacttcaattaatatttattatttgggatttttttataacatttgtaaattatttatcaaataatttatgctggtgttgttaacaaaataattaacttcagtcacataaaaacaaaagctttttattcacttattcacttatcatacagactgaacatacagaattaagtattctttaaataaagggcataaaacagtccaaaagcACTCCAAAGTCACTCAGAACATCTCCAGGGCCATTTAGCAGACTTTCTTCAGCCAGTCCAAGCAGAGACTGTCTCGCTTATTCCTCTGGTCTTCCTCTCACATCATCTCCGCTCTGGTttgataaacagaggaatataaacacacacacatacataaataacatgtttaatataataaagcttgacggtgaaagactttattTCCCAAATAACGTTAACGttaggccaaatttccctcagacatcacacataattaaacactattgggcagTTTTCTTGGACAGggcttttcactgactaaaataacttactgacatctcttaacatatgagtgctattgttttgtctcaaaatgcacgccagtattgtattttataaggtttgtttgtaaaaatgtcccaattataataaagACAGAGTTCTGAACTCTGTCCGGTAAACCAACCCTATATACAGGCtttttatcttaactaaaatagctccactttacttcgaacacataacataacacacttctaaatatatctttacaaaaatataattacaaaaacgtcgagtatttgcgtctttgccaattaatatattctaaaattaacatttaattgcaaacacttacctgacgtgaacttgaggaaacggctgactTGTGTCCTTGTGGGAAACAGTGAGTGATTCAGGCTGTTATgtgcggattgatctcagatgaaatgacctgtgatccagatccttccgagttaaaacattttaaattcaaaatacacagacgcacatacatacatacatacatacatacatacatacatacatacatacatacatacatgcacacacgcacgcactcGGGTACACAtacgggtatatttagaagttttaagattgttatgatattgggactatttctccactcgcaccttcagctctgaagttcaaattcgcaggcagtacgcagcctagttataacaaatgtgaaagatatgaaatatcattcaacagcgatatcatttaagtgcaatcctaaaatatgatttaaaacataccggtaaaccttttattattaagtataagaaattaaaatgaattaaatcgcatgtataaacgccacagagatataAGAGCCAGCAGTCGGtttctgatgggcttgccgaggcgaggctgcgctgggcggggtgtgagcgcttaagtgtctgtgattttctggagctcatctggagctcttctccgtctgaaagtgtccgagcacatttttaaatagacgctatctatattaaccgaccgcatatttaaacttaaagcacatacattcacgtctgaacaactcttacaattacattttgtaaccaaataacagtaatattatgagcattttgttgtcagaaaacatagctgtcataagtccacatattgaccagatttgtcttaattagttcagtcaacatagccattctgaatgttgactgaatttaaaaataaccattcacttaatgttttaaacacagatttatgtagacttaaaataatatgtctactcaactaagcccaaacaagaaaattggtttaacttatatatttttgcccttccaacatttcattaattggattttttagagtgtagcgaCATCGCTTACCCATTGCAGCAGCTGACCAAAGCGGCCAATAAGCAGTCTAGTTATTTCTTATGTCTATGGTTATAAATGCTAGTTTTTTAGTTGCCTCGCACTCTTCTTGCTTCACGTGCAATAAAAACTCATAGCAGGAGTGTCATTTTATAGAATTGTATTTATAGAATACAAAACAGTTCacaatgacattttaaagcattttataaTGTGTTTGTATGCCGTTCTGTCCAGCTGTTAGACAGAATACACTCTTGTCTGCATCAGCTCGTGGGCCCGTGACCGGCAAAGGTGCACATGATGGTCAACGGAGGCTGACCATCTCTACATCTGCAGCTGGTCATGTGAGGTGCACCCTTCCTGGGACTATTGACGAGGAGTGGAACCCAGAAGGTCAGTCACTCACAttgtaataaaatgttaaatatattgAAACAAAGATAAACACATGCTTATAtctatgtatatgtgtgtgcgcatactgtatgtacacacatatgttataataaattatttttgttgttgttgttattagtTTTATTATTACAATGTTTGTCAAAATACCACAATAACAATAcagtaaaatatgtttgatTTAGAGgagattatgtttttttaatgtctggTCTGTTTAGTTGATAGACAGAGTAACATCTTGTCTATGTCAACTCATGGGGGTGTGACTGGCAGCGGTGCACATGATGTTCGGCGGAAGTCAATCGTCTTTGCACCTGCAGCACGTCACATAAGGTTTACCCTTCCTGGGGCTGTTGAGGAAGAGGAGTGGAGCCCAGCAGGTCAGTCACACCATCACGATGACTGAATAATATACATatgaaataatatatattatacgtAACActcattatatatatttttcatattttacaaTAAGAATAAACTCATTAACAGTGTGGAATAACGCAATGCAacgaaaacatttaaattatttctATAATATGTTTTATAATGTTTGTCACAATACCACAGTAACTATACAGTAAAATGAGTTAGAATTTACAGATGTTTATACTGTGTTCTTCGTGTTTGGTTTGTCCAGCTATTAGACAGAATACAATTCTGTCTGAGTCAGCTCGTGGGCTAGTGACCAGCAGCAGCGGTGCACGTGATGTTCAGCGGACGTTGAACATCTCTACACCTGCAGCTGGTCAGGAGAGGATCGCCCCTCCAGGGGCCGATGAGAGGAGAGGAGCAGGTCAGTCAGTCACAATTATTATGACATCTTAAATATAATTCATATAAGTGGAGTAAATAATTGGagaatttttgtatttgcatgaactatacctttaaaagATAATTTAAGTATATACTTCAGTTTTAAGTTTATGTACTGTGAGTTGTAGTGACATTTGGAGCCTTTTTTGAGAAATGTCAGCCACATTAAAGTGGTAGTGAAAAATATAATTTACCAACTTAGTCATAATGAATGAAGTAGCTTAAGTACATCTGGAAGCCAAGATTATAACAAAAATCTCAGAAttgcaaacttgtcaccttttGGAAAAATTCACAGTTTTGGCTCCAAAATATGCAATTACCTTTGTGgcaataaaaatgtattcaaacttttaagaaataaacaaaGATATAGAATGAGAACGAAAGGaaacacttaaaatgaaactaaaaaaaCTCAAAAGGCAAAAATTTCACGTTTACTGACAGTTTTTGATTACACTGTCAAGTTTCAATTAAGATTTGAATTGAGAGCTCTCTCATCAGGAAGTTTAGACTTTAGTTAAGTGGATTTTGGAGAGCAATCTGAATGCAGTTAAAGTGTCTCTATAGTTTTAACGTTTGTACTTTGTGGTGTAAATTACTTAGTTAGTATTTTAGCAGGGTTACCAACATTTACACAAATTGCGTGGGACGTTCAGGCACCTCACTTATGTAAATGAAGGCATGGGTGACCTAGTGACCAtgtaaacattaacatttttgatTTTCAGCAGTTCAAATcactttttaaagcaacactatgtagtttccatgtaaaaatgacttacagctcccccatgtggttgaaaagcgcaacagtgcctggtatcagacactcttgtgcaagcagggggaggggcggggctgtgtgctctaccctccactgccactttcagagtgtgcttgtagcagctaggaggctgctcaggttgcagcaacagtacaatttgtccagttaaaagttgttctatcacttaaaggaatagtctacccttttgccatattaaactatgttattacctcaacctagactaattaatacatgcctatcttttttcaatgcgtgcactgtacagcgcattgtgaatgtgttagcatttagcctagccccattcattcctatggtaccaaaaaaaagtggcaccatacttactagtataactcctcatgtaacaatctttaaatagggaaaacatggaagtgtttggtggcttccctgtttggtaccataggaatgaatgggtctaggctaaatgctaacacattcacgacgcgctgtacagtgcaggcattgaaaaaagatagatatgtatggtaataacatatttaaaattatttaaaggaatagtctacccttttgccatattaatagagacattatttaaaggtaaaaaatagtgttcctttaaaggaacacgccgactttttgggactttagcttatatACTGTATTCTCCaaagttagataagtccatgcATACCCTTTTCATCTCCATGCTtcctgtaactctgtctgacgcacccactgctagcctagcttagcacaaagactggaagtaaatggctccagctagcatactgcttcCAATAAGTGACAAATTAACGCCAACATTTTcgtatttatatgttgtgattttgtatagtcacagcatgtacaaataacaaggtcatatgagacacagccatcttttagaCCGTATACATACTGGTAACTATAGTCTCAGAAggtgaagcactgctacttgggaaGTTGGGCGCGACCAAACTGATTGTggaccccattgacttccatagtataaaaaagaatactatggaagtgaatgaggtccacgaacggtttggttacaaacatttctcaaaatatctccctttgtgctcatcagaacaaagaaatttatacaggtaaCAACAAAACTGTATGAGAAGCTGTTTTTCTAAATATGAATGACCAATGCTTCAACCGGGTCCTCACTGTGTTTCAGAAAATCagatttaaatattatatatattacataaatatttaaagggggtatatcatgaaaatctgactttttccatgtttaaatgctttaattgggtccccagtgcttccatcaacctagaaaatgtgaaaattgccttaaaagtggcaattttaacatattataataaataatctatatggtattttaagctaaaacttcacatatgtactctggagacaccaaagatttatgttacatcttaaagtcttgtgaaatatccCCTTTAAATATCTAGTTTGAATCTGACAGCATTACGTCACTGTAAATTCAGAAATCCCAGATATGGGACTGTTGTCTCTGGGGGATGTTGATTTGAATCCCACATATGGCACTGTACATGTCAAGCGGTTAagagattaattaattaattctgGTGGTAACGTCTGTTATTTGTCTTTTCTGTCTTTTAGAAAAGCAAAAAACACAACGGAATAAAAAGGGCATCCGTGCTTACATCTCTAGAAAATGGCGGGATGTTAAGCGTTTTTGCTGTATCTGCGAAAATGAGGATGAACTGGAGCCAACTGATCCAGCTGATCCTCAGCAAGGTCCATCTGACCTGCCATCAAGTGCCCGTAAAGATGACTGGCAGAATCCCTCAGGACTCAAGCCAGTGGGCTATCACAAACCAGGCTGTTGCCCACCTGGTTTAAATACCTTGAAGAAAACCAAACTTCAAGAAGAGACTGGTCATAACCAAGGTCTATTCGACCCGGCGGAGCTTCGTGCTCAACCTGATCAGGCTTTTTGTAAGCCAGGCCCTTTCGGCCTGCACGGAGCGCGTGAGCAAGATAGTCCCTTCGGACTTGAGCAAGCGCGCCATGAAGAACCAGCCTATTGCCTGGCTGGTTCATATACCTTGGAGAAAACAAAAATCCAAGAAGAGACTGGTCATAACCAAGGTCTATTCGACCCGGCGGAGCTTCGTGCTCAACCTGATCAGACTGATTGTAAGCCAGGCCCGTTCGGCCTGCACGGAGCCCGTAAGCAAAATAGTCCCTTCGG is a genomic window containing:
- the LOC129453098 gene encoding uncharacterized protein, with product MSKFNDMLKTGSGAPDARRRLSIGAPAAGRVSFAVPEDECSPAAVRQNTLLSASARGPVTGKGAHDGQRRLTISTSAAGHVRCTLPGTIDEEWNPEVDRQSNILSMSTHGGVTGSGAHDVRRKSIVFAPAARHIRFTLPGAVEEEEWSPAAIRQNTILSESARGLVTSSSGARDVQRTLNISTPAAGQERIAPPGADERRGAEKQKTQRNKKGIRAYISRKWRDVKRFCCICENEDELEPTDPADPQQGPSDLPSSARKDDWQNPSGLKPVGYHKPGCCPPGLNTLKKTKLQEETGHNQGLFDPAELRAQPDQAFCKPGPFGLHGAREQDSPFGLEQARHEEPAYCLAGSYTLEKTKIQEETGHNQGLFDPAELRAQPDQTDCKPGPFGLHGARKQNSPFGLEQASHEEPAYCQAGSFTLEKKEIQEEADLKHGPVDEEPSAHSDQADPQPGPSGLQSSGHELYQPASTFELLYNVGKQIGKGGFGTVYEGYRKFDERKVAIKFILKESDFDCPIEMRGHAKPLYSEVAFNLMLLKPEKSPYIVEMLDWFEEKDRYIIILEFPERCMDLFDFAYINGGRLSETQARQLMRQAVLASMHCVDRGVIQMDLKPSNILVKIDTMELKLIDFGICRIVERSPDGLLFAVAQMVGELGVLLDTMVHGRDGHKSSDVMISGECQEVISLCTVPQLYRRPTFEEVLQHKWFNEEKVEVHRLFTIYGVEASRRRLSRRNRFARPRWSFTRVICCLSTLTQRVTPTKFERNWKLPDSEREKM